The window GGATTGGATGATCATGATAACGTCATAGGTGTTTTCATAACCATATCACAGCTATAGGGTTTTGAGCATATTCCCCTAAAGATTAGGTAAAATCCTAATTTGACAAATAATTATTTAATCTGGAGTGGTAATGACTCACGTCGTGACCGAAAACTGCATCAAATGTAAATACACCGATTGCGTCGATGTCTGTCCGGTGGATTGCTTCAAGGAAGGCCCCAATTTTCTGATTATCGATCCGGACGAATGCATTGACTGTGCCGTCTGTATCCCCGAATGCCCTGCCAATGCCATTTTCGCCGAAGAAGATGTGCCCCAGGACCAAATGAAGTTTATCGCCCTCAACGCCGAACTCAGCGCGGATTTCACCACCATCAGCCGGTCTGTCAAGCCCTTGCCTGACGCCGACGAATGGAATGGCAAGGAAGACAAACTGCAATATCTCGAACGTTAAAGGAAGGCCCGCCCCGCTGTATGACTCAGGAAAAATACACAAGCCAGATCGTCACTGCCCGGACAGAATGGATTCCCGGAAAGCTCTTTTCGATTGTCACCACCCGAGATCCGGCATTCGA of the Advenella mimigardefordensis DPN7 genome contains:
- the fdxA gene encoding ferredoxin FdxA, which codes for MTHVVTENCIKCKYTDCVDVCPVDCFKEGPNFLIIDPDECIDCAVCIPECPANAIFAEEDVPQDQMKFIALNAELSADFTTISRSVKPLPDADEWNGKEDKLQYLER